One genomic window of Struthio camelus isolate bStrCam1 chromosome 1, bStrCam1.hap1, whole genome shotgun sequence includes the following:
- the ATP4B gene encoding potassium-transporting ATPase subunit beta, with protein sequence MATLSEKKTCSERMENFRRFVWNPETKQFMGRTLINWVWISLYYLAFYVVMTGLFSLALYSLMRTLNPYEPDYQDQLKSPGVTLRPDVYGERGLEIYYNISDNKTWDGFVTTLQTFLTAYTPAAQHLNINCTSDTYFIQDTFDGPNKTKLSCKFTSDMLQNCSGLTDPTFGFPEGKPCLIIKMNRIIKFYPGNGTAPRVDCTYVGDDSRPLEVDYYPVNGTFNLHYFPYYGKKAQPTYTNPLVAVKLLNITRNEELKIVCRVVGTGIISDNVHDPYEGKVEFRLKIED encoded by the exons ATGGCAACCTTAAGTGAGAAAAAGACCTGCAGCGAACGGATGGAAAATTTCCGTCGATTTGTCTGGAATCCAGAAACAAAGCAGTTTATGGGAAGGACCTTAATTAACTGGG TGTGGATCAGCCTGTATTACCTTGCTTTCTACGTGGTGATGACTGGGTTGTTCTCACTTGCCTTGTACTCTTTAATGCGGACGCTCAATCCGTACGAGCCGGATTATCAAGACCAACTGAAATCCCCAG GTGTAACATTACGACCGGATGTTTACGGGGAGAGAGGATTAGAAATCTATTACAATATATCTGACAATAAAACCTGGGATGGGTTCGTGACAACTCTTCAGACTTTTCTAACAG CGTATACACCAGCTGCTCAGCATCTCAACATCAACTGCACAAGTGACACTTACTTCATCCAAGACACCTTTGATggcccaaacaaaacaaaactatcttGCAAATTTACATCAGATATGCTTCAAAACTGCTCTGGCCTCACAGACCCTACTTTTGGATTTCCGGAGGGAAAACCCTgtttaattataaaaatgaaCAGG ATTATCAAATTTTACCCCGGCAATGGCACCGCACCAAGAGTGGACTGCACATATGTA GGTGATGATTCTCGTCCACTTGAAGTAGACTACTACCCAGTGAACGGTACCTTTAACCTGCACTACTTCCCTTATTACGGAAAAAAGGCGCAG cccACTTACACTAATCCTCTGGTAGCTGTGAAACTTCTCAACATTACAAGGAATGAAGAACTTAAAATAGTGTGCAGAGTGGTTGGAACTGGAATTATCTCTGATAATGTTCATGATCCTTAtgaaggaaaagtagaatttagATTGAAAATAGAAGACTAA